The following coding sequences lie in one Bacteroides helcogenes P 36-108 genomic window:
- a CDS encoding chondroitinase family polysaccharide lyase: MRLQILFAGIFSFLMLLPVTLEAQIVKNERLLSFEERRVPSFVTATDSRLTVSNEHYRDGTQSLCWSFGPKSILSIKKDLKFEPKDPTGKDTYLSAFIVWVYNEQAQDKTIEFEFLRNGKKCTSFPFGINFIGWRGAWVCYERDMQGTPETGMDEIRVVAPEVKGKLFIDHLITASKVDARQQTADLQVPFVNKGTDNHWLVIYEHSLWKPDIALTPVTEAQRRDIRIIEERFRNMLYTPSVLSEKEMEAIRKKYDFYKITDKNGKVSGLPIWFVRQSEAYERMMPGWDKDMFVRLGVEISDYFNLMKRISIAYHNTTDAALREELKQKFLAMYNNATDQGIAYGSCWGNVHHYGYSMRGLFVSYFLMKDVLREAGRLEEAERTLNWYAITNEVYPEPTANGIDIDTFNTKLQGRIASILIMEDTPEKLQYLRSFTRWLDYGCRPAKGLSGSFKADGACFHHCNNYPAYAVGGLDGATSMIYLLSGTEFRLSEQAHETVKNVLLTMRFYCNLKQWALSMSGRHPNGKGELIPMHYATMAVAGTPDGRQKYDPEMAAAYLRLVAYTTVPDKDTPEYLPKASAGKEAAMKKLLEAQGFCPEPDPQGNIALGYGCVSVQRRDNWAAVVRGHSRYLWAAEHYLPANFYGRYLAHGSMQILTGKPGEAVTFSTGGWQEAGFDWNRIPGVTSIRLPFDRLRAKVLNVDRFSGMEEMLYSDEAFAGGLSQARLNGNFGMKLHEHDKYNGSHRARKSFHFFDGTIVCLGTDIENTNTDFPTETTVFQSAAITPDVRHYWDTYRDNGQTYIDPNGVGYCLSETSMKSALFEKNFPQVTVGERSVEPTSGDWVSLVLQHGKAPKGASYEYAVLPHTDTASLKAFARKPTYKVLQQDHNAHIVRSLTDSLTSYVLFETPQELPGEGLLQKADTSCLVMIRENKGKLLLTVSQPDLALYRGPSDEAFGEDGKRVERSIYSRPWIGNDSEEIPVTVTLRGLWKVAETPYCRVLSADGKQTVLRFSCKDAASFDVELKKNRAGD; the protein is encoded by the coding sequence ATGCGACTACAAATTCTTTTTGCAGGAATCTTTTCCTTTTTGATGTTATTGCCGGTTACTCTGGAGGCACAGATTGTGAAGAATGAACGTTTACTTTCCTTTGAAGAAAGGCGTGTCCCGTCATTTGTCACTGCAACTGATTCGCGGCTGACTGTCAGCAACGAGCATTACAGAGACGGCACGCAAAGCCTGTGCTGGTCTTTCGGGCCGAAGTCTATCCTCTCTATAAAGAAAGACCTGAAGTTTGAGCCGAAAGACCCGACTGGAAAAGATACCTACCTTTCCGCCTTCATCGTATGGGTCTATAATGAGCAGGCACAGGACAAGACCATAGAATTCGAGTTCTTGAGAAACGGAAAGAAATGCACTTCCTTTCCTTTCGGAATCAACTTTATCGGCTGGCGCGGGGCATGGGTGTGTTATGAGCGTGATATGCAAGGCACTCCGGAGACAGGTATGGATGAAATCCGCGTTGTGGCTCCGGAGGTGAAGGGAAAACTTTTCATAGATCATCTGATTACCGCCAGCAAGGTAGATGCCCGCCAGCAGACCGCCGACCTACAAGTGCCTTTCGTGAACAAAGGTACTGATAATCACTGGCTGGTAATCTATGAACACTCTCTGTGGAAACCCGACATTGCTCTGACTCCTGTAACCGAAGCGCAAAGGCGGGATATCCGTATCATAGAAGAACGCTTCCGCAACATGCTTTACACTCCTTCCGTCCTTTCGGAAAAGGAAATGGAAGCTATCCGCAAGAAGTACGATTTTTACAAGATCACCGACAAGAATGGAAAAGTTTCAGGACTGCCTATCTGGTTCGTACGCCAGTCCGAAGCATACGAGCGTATGATGCCCGGCTGGGACAAGGATATGTTCGTCCGGCTGGGCGTAGAAATCAGCGATTACTTCAATTTGATGAAGCGTATTTCCATAGCCTACCACAATACCACGGATGCGGCTTTGAGGGAGGAACTGAAGCAGAAGTTTCTTGCCATGTACAACAATGCTACCGACCAGGGCATAGCCTACGGCAGTTGCTGGGGAAATGTTCATCACTACGGATACAGCATGCGCGGGCTTTTCGTTTCTTATTTCCTGATGAAAGACGTGCTGCGTGAGGCAGGCAGGTTGGAGGAAGCCGAACGCACCCTGAACTGGTATGCCATCACCAATGAAGTATATCCTGAACCCACAGCCAACGGTATTGACATAGATACTTTCAACACCAAGCTGCAAGGCCGCATAGCCAGTATTCTGATTATGGAGGACACACCGGAGAAATTACAGTACCTGCGCTCTTTCACCCGATGGCTGGATTATGGTTGCCGGCCGGCAAAGGGCTTGTCAGGTTCGTTCAAAGCAGACGGTGCTTGTTTCCATCATTGCAACAATTATCCAGCCTACGCTGTAGGCGGACTGGATGGAGCGACAAGTATGATTTATCTGCTGAGTGGGACAGAGTTCAGGTTGTCCGAACAAGCACATGAGACCGTGAAGAACGTGCTTCTCACCATGCGCTTCTATTGTAATCTGAAGCAATGGGCACTTTCCATGTCGGGACGTCATCCCAACGGCAAGGGAGAGCTGATTCCTATGCATTATGCCACAATGGCCGTTGCCGGTACGCCGGACGGCAGACAGAAATATGATCCGGAAATGGCAGCCGCCTACCTGCGCCTCGTGGCTTATACGACTGTTCCGGATAAAGATACTCCCGAATATCTTCCTAAAGCCTCTGCCGGGAAAGAAGCGGCGATGAAGAAGTTGCTCGAAGCGCAGGGATTCTGTCCTGAGCCCGATCCGCAAGGTAATATTGCTTTGGGCTATGGCTGCGTATCCGTACAGCGACGTGACAACTGGGCTGCCGTTGTACGCGGGCACTCTCGCTATCTCTGGGCAGCCGAGCATTATCTCCCTGCCAATTTCTACGGCCGCTATCTGGCTCATGGCAGTATGCAGATTCTGACGGGAAAACCCGGTGAAGCGGTTACTTTTTCTACCGGTGGCTGGCAAGAGGCCGGTTTCGACTGGAACCGCATTCCGGGTGTCACGAGCATCCGTTTGCCTTTCGACCGATTGCGTGCAAAGGTTTTAAACGTGGATCGTTTTTCGGGTATGGAAGAGATGCTTTATTCCGATGAAGCCTTTGCCGGAGGGCTGTCGCAAGCGCGCCTGAATGGGAACTTCGGCATGAAGCTGCACGAACACGACAAATATAACGGATCGCACCGTGCCCGCAAGTCTTTCCATTTTTTTGATGGAACCATCGTGTGCCTTGGTACGGACATTGAGAATACCAATACGGACTTTCCTACCGAAACCACAGTGTTCCAATCGGCTGCCATCACTCCCGATGTCCGCCACTACTGGGACACTTACCGGGATAATGGGCAGACTTATATTGATCCTAACGGTGTGGGATATTGTCTTTCGGAAACTTCGATGAAATCGGCGCTTTTTGAAAAGAATTTCCCGCAGGTAACCGTAGGCGAACGCAGTGTCGAGCCGACTTCGGGCGACTGGGTGTCGTTGGTATTGCAGCACGGCAAAGCCCCAAAGGGAGCTTCTTATGAATATGCCGTACTGCCACATACCGATACGGCTTCTTTGAAAGCATTTGCGCGTAAACCCACTTACAAGGTACTTCAGCAAGATCATAATGCCCATATTGTCCGTTCACTGACGGACAGTCTGACTTCTTATGTCTTGTTTGAAACTCCACAGGAACTTCCCGGAGAAGGCTTGTTGCAGAAAGCGGACACTTCCTGTCTCGTCATGATACGCGAGAACAAGGGCAAACTCTTGCTGACCGTCTCGCAACCCGATCTGGCATTGTATCGTGGTCCCAGTGACGAGGCTTTCGGGGAAGACGGCAAGCGTGTGGAACGCAGCATTTATTCCCGTCCGTGGATTGGCAATGACAGTGAGGAGATACCCGTGACCGTTACTTTGAGAGGTTTGTGGAAGGTTGCTGAAACACCTTATTGCAGAGTGCTTTCGGCAGACGGGAAACAGACAGTGTTGCGTTTTAGCTGTAAGGATGCAGCAAGTTTTGACGTGGAGTTGAAGAAGAACCGTGCCGGAGATTGA
- a CDS encoding DUF2851 family protein, whose translation MEQLLHYVWKHKIFPLQMLRTTSGQPVEVIDPGLPNRNAGPDFFNAKIKIGGTLWVGNVEIHTLASDWLRHGHNCDKAYDTVILHVVGESDCTVCRTNGEPIPQMRLSCPEDVCLRYDELRQTEIYPPCYSILSSLPQLVVHSWLSALQVERFEQKSRAISQRLERCNNHWEDVFFITLARNFGFGLNGDAFESWASSLPFRAIDKHRDNLFQVEAFFFGQAGLLEEDEAEGEAYYQKLRKEFRYLQRKFELPSPMSADQWRFLRLRPGNFPHIRLAQLAYLYHEEQILFSRIMEADDTEAVKKMLAARTSAYWEDHFSFRKVSPRQEKRVGKSALDLLVINTVIPFLYSYGLHRASEVMCERATRFLESLKAENNHVTRLWDGAGLPVYTTADSQALLQLQKEYCDKRDCLRCRFGYEYLRHKR comes from the coding sequence ATGGAACAACTACTGCATTACGTCTGGAAGCATAAAATATTCCCTTTGCAAATGCTTCGGACAACCTCCGGACAGCCGGTCGAAGTGATAGATCCCGGTTTGCCCAACAGGAATGCAGGCCCCGATTTCTTCAATGCCAAGATTAAGATAGGCGGTACGCTATGGGTGGGAAATGTCGAAATACATACCTTGGCGTCCGACTGGCTGCGGCATGGGCACAATTGCGACAAGGCGTATGACACCGTCATACTGCATGTGGTGGGAGAGTCTGATTGCACTGTCTGCCGCACGAATGGCGAGCCTATTCCCCAAATGAGGCTTTCTTGTCCCGAAGATGTTTGTCTGCGCTATGATGAGTTACGGCAGACGGAAATTTATCCTCCCTGCTACTCCATCCTTTCCTCTCTTCCCCAGTTGGTGGTTCATTCCTGGCTTTCGGCTTTGCAGGTGGAGCGTTTTGAGCAGAAGTCACGTGCCATTTCCCAAAGGTTGGAACGCTGCAATAATCATTGGGAAGATGTCTTTTTCATAACCCTTGCCCGTAACTTCGGCTTTGGACTGAACGGAGATGCTTTTGAATCTTGGGCGAGCAGTCTCCCTTTTCGTGCGATTGACAAACATCGGGACAATCTGTTTCAAGTGGAGGCTTTCTTCTTCGGGCAGGCGGGGTTGCTGGAAGAAGATGAGGCCGAGGGTGAAGCCTATTATCAGAAACTCCGGAAGGAGTTCCGCTATTTGCAGCGTAAGTTCGAACTGCCTTCTCCGATGTCTGCCGATCAGTGGCGTTTTCTGCGTCTTCGTCCCGGGAACTTTCCTCATATACGTCTGGCACAGTTGGCGTATTTGTATCACGAGGAACAGATACTCTTTTCACGCATTATGGAGGCTGATGATACGGAGGCAGTGAAGAAAATGCTGGCTGCCCGTACTTCCGCTTACTGGGAAGATCATTTCAGTTTCAGAAAAGTATCTCCGCGACAGGAAAAGCGGGTAGGCAAAAGCGCTCTGGACCTGCTTGTCATCAATACCGTCATCCCTTTTCTTTATTCCTATGGTTTGCACAGAGCCAGTGAGGTGATGTGCGAACGTGCCACCCGTTTCTTGGAATCTCTGAAGGCGGAGAACAATCACGTCACCCGTTTATGGGACGGTGCGGGCTTGCCTGTCTATACGACTGCCGATTCTCAGGCTTTACTCCAGCTCCAAAAGGAGTATTGTGACAAAAGGGATTGTCTGCGGTGTCGTTTCGGGTATGAGTACTTGAGGCATAAAAGATAA
- the dapB gene encoding 4-hydroxy-tetrahydrodipicolinate reductase, which yields MKIALIGYGKMGKEIEKIALSRGHEIVSIIDVDNQEDFESAAFKSADVAIEFTNPLVAYGNYMKTFKAGVKLVSGSTGWMAEHGEEIKKLCTEGGKTLFWSSNFSLGVAIFSAVNKYLAKIMNRFPAYDVTMSETHHIHKMDAPSGTAITLAEGILENLDRKDKWVEGTFLAPDGSISGSTQHAANELPINSIREGEVPGIHSIRYDSEADSITITHDAKNRKGFALGAVLAAEYTVGEQGFLGMSDLFHFLK from the coding sequence ATGAAAATAGCATTAATCGGTTACGGGAAAATGGGCAAGGAAATAGAAAAGATTGCCCTTAGCCGTGGACACGAAATCGTCAGCATCATCGATGTTGACAATCAGGAAGACTTCGAATCGGCAGCATTCAAAAGCGCTGATGTCGCCATAGAGTTCACCAATCCCCTGGTAGCATACGGCAACTACATGAAAACTTTCAAAGCCGGCGTAAAGTTGGTATCGGGCAGTACGGGCTGGATGGCCGAACATGGTGAGGAAATAAAGAAACTCTGTACGGAAGGCGGAAAAACCTTGTTCTGGTCTTCCAATTTCAGCTTAGGAGTAGCTATATTCTCTGCCGTAAACAAGTATCTTGCAAAGATCATGAACCGGTTTCCCGCTTATGACGTAACCATGAGCGAAACACACCATATCCATAAAATGGATGCACCCAGCGGCACAGCCATCACTCTTGCCGAAGGCATCCTCGAAAACCTCGACCGCAAAGACAAATGGGTGGAAGGAACTTTCCTTGCCCCGGACGGAAGCATCTCCGGTTCTACCCAACATGCGGCCAACGAACTGCCGATAAACTCCATCCGTGAAGGCGAAGTGCCGGGCATCCACAGCATCCGCTATGACTCTGAAGCGGACAGCATTACCATCACCCATGATGCAAAGAATCGGAAAGGCTTTGCATTGGGCGCCGTTCTTGCCGCCGAATATACAGTCGGCGAACAAGGATTCTTAGGAATGAGTGATTTGTTTCATTTTTTAAAATAA
- the lepB gene encoding signal peptidase I: MRKATHAQWIKFGIITLLYLAFLVWVKSWWGLVVLPFIFDIYISKKIPWGFWKKSGNPVVRSIMSWVDAIIFALVAVYFVNIYIFQNYQIPSSSLEKSLLVGDFLYVSKMSYGPRVPNTPLSMPLAQHTLPVLNTKSYIEWPQWKYKRVPGFGQVKLNDIVVFNFPAGDTVALNYQQTDFYSLAYDAGQRVYPNKVSMDSLTREQQRTVYDLYYNAGRNLIRSNPQMYGNIVVRPVDRRENYVKRCVGLPGDTLQIKNTQVYIDGKAIKNPEEMQLNYFVQTTGPYIQEDMFRELGISKDDQMLMTNDLNWEEGLMEMGLDRRNEQGRLTPVYHLPLTKKMHDTLAGNKKLISHIVMESGDFSGPLYPLNLHTGWTRDNYGPIWIPAKGSTIRLTSDNLPVYERCIVAYEGNKLEQKADGIYINGKKTDSYTFKMDYYWMMGDNRHNSADSRYWGFVPEDHVVGKPIVVWLSLDKDRGWFDGKIRWNRIFKWVDNIK; encoded by the coding sequence ATGAGAAAAGCAACACATGCTCAATGGATCAAGTTCGGTATCATTACCCTGCTTTATCTCGCATTCCTTGTTTGGGTAAAAAGCTGGTGGGGATTGGTTGTATTACCTTTCATCTTCGATATTTATATCAGCAAAAAGATACCCTGGGGATTCTGGAAGAAGTCAGGAAATCCCGTTGTGCGCAGCATCATGAGCTGGGTGGACGCTATCATTTTTGCCTTGGTAGCCGTCTATTTCGTGAACATCTACATATTCCAGAATTACCAGATACCTTCTTCCTCACTGGAAAAGTCTTTACTGGTGGGCGACTTTCTTTACGTGAGCAAGATGAGTTACGGTCCCCGTGTACCGAATACACCGCTTTCCATGCCATTGGCGCAACATACATTGCCGGTGCTGAATACAAAATCATACATCGAATGGCCCCAATGGAAATACAAACGCGTGCCGGGATTCGGCCAAGTCAAACTGAATGACATCGTTGTGTTCAATTTTCCCGCCGGTGACACGGTAGCACTCAACTACCAACAGACAGACTTTTACAGCCTTGCCTACGATGCCGGACAGCGTGTCTATCCCAACAAGGTAAGCATGGACAGCCTGACACGCGAACAGCAACGCACGGTTTACGATCTTTACTATAACGCCGGACGCAACCTCATACGTTCCAACCCGCAAATGTATGGCAACATCGTGGTGCGCCCCGTTGACCGCCGCGAGAATTACGTGAAGCGTTGCGTCGGTCTGCCCGGCGATACACTGCAAATAAAAAACACGCAAGTTTACATCGACGGTAAAGCCATCAAAAATCCGGAAGAGATGCAGCTCAACTATTTCGTGCAGACTACCGGACCGTATATCCAGGAAGACATGTTCCGTGAGTTAGGCATCAGCAAAGACGACCAGATGCTGATGACCAATGACCTCAACTGGGAGGAAGGACTGATGGAAATGGGGCTGGACCGCCGCAATGAACAAGGCAGGCTGACTCCCGTCTATCACCTGCCACTTACCAAAAAAATGCATGACACGCTGGCCGGTAACAAGAAGCTCATCAGCCACATCGTCATGGAATCGGGAGATTTCTCCGGCCCTTTGTATCCACTGAACCTGCACACCGGATGGACACGCGACAACTATGGCCCGATATGGATTCCCGCCAAGGGCAGTACCATCCGGCTGACTTCGGACAACCTGCCCGTGTACGAGCGTTGCATCGTGGCCTACGAAGGAAACAAGCTGGAGCAGAAGGCGGACGGCATCTATATCAATGGTAAGAAAACTGACAGCTATACCTTCAAGATGGACTATTATTGGATGATGGGCGACAACCGCCACAATTCCGCCGACTCCCGCTACTGGGGCTTCGTGCCAGAGGATCATGTGGTGGGTAAACCCATTGTAGTGTGGCTGTCATTGGACAAAGACCGTGGATGGTTTGACGGAAAGATACGCTGGAACAGGATATTCAAGTGGGTGGACAATATCAAATAA
- the lepB gene encoding signal peptidase I, translating into MKIGKTACMVAGVILIVVLLRGCVATSYLIPSTGMENSLYCGERIIVNKWSYGLRLPFMRLWDYHRWAERPVQKEDILVFNNPANFSEPVIDRREVFISRCIGIPGDTLLIDSLFSVIPSEKNAPDQKFLYAYPKGKECQLDSLLSILSITPNKVMGQDSTKNVRSFSRYEYYLLEQALSGNCWIVPVTEENTATSLKPLIVPGKGKAIRVYPWNMTLLRNTLVLHEKKRAEIKNDTLYIEGRPVQHCYFTKDYYWMSANNSINLSDSRLFGFVPKDHIIGKASLVWFSKEKDTGIWKGYRWNRMWRAVK; encoded by the coding sequence ATGAAAATAGGAAAGACAGCCTGTATGGTAGCCGGAGTGATACTTATAGTCGTATTGCTCCGGGGATGTGTGGCAACTTCCTATCTGATTCCTTCTACCGGAATGGAAAATTCCCTGTATTGCGGCGAACGCATTATCGTGAACAAATGGAGTTACGGATTGCGCTTGCCGTTCATGAGGTTATGGGATTACCATCGGTGGGCAGAGCGTCCTGTGCAGAAAGAGGATATTCTCGTATTCAATAACCCCGCCAATTTTTCGGAACCGGTCATTGACCGCCGGGAGGTTTTCATCAGTCGTTGCATTGGAATTCCCGGAGACACATTATTGATAGATTCACTTTTCTCCGTGATCCCTTCTGAAAAGAATGCGCCCGACCAAAAGTTTCTTTACGCCTATCCCAAAGGCAAAGAATGCCAACTGGACTCACTCCTATCCATCCTATCCATTACTCCCAACAAAGTGATGGGACAGGACTCCACAAAAAATGTACGCAGTTTCAGTCGCTACGAGTACTACCTGCTGGAGCAGGCACTATCCGGCAATTGCTGGATAGTGCCTGTCACCGAAGAAAATACCGCCACATCTCTGAAGCCCCTAATAGTACCGGGAAAAGGAAAAGCCATACGCGTATATCCCTGGAACATGACTTTGCTACGAAACACTCTGGTTCTGCATGAAAAGAAGCGTGCCGAGATAAAAAACGACACCCTTTACATAGAAGGCCGTCCTGTGCAGCATTGTTATTTCACGAAAGATTATTACTGGATGAGCGCCAACAACTCCATCAACCTTTCCGATTCACGCCTGTTTGGCTTTGTGCCGAAAGACCACATCATAGGCAAAGCATCTCTCGTCTGGTTCTCCAAAGAGAAAGATACGGGGATTTGGAAGGGATATAGGTGGAACAGGATGTGGAGAGCAGTAAAGTAA
- a CDS encoding WbqC family protein yields MRTALLSSAYLAPVQYYTKLSAYDKVFVEQHDHYAKQTYRNRCTIAAPDGELALSIPTVKPDSLKCPMCDIRISDHGNWRHLHWNAIESAYNHTPFFEYYKDDFRPFYEKKYEFLIDFNEELCRLVCSLIDIQPDMKRTAEYRTGLTAGEADFRERIHPKKDFRAEDPEFKVQPYYQVFQERLGFLPNLSIIDLLFNMGPESLLVLNKSISKVPYCCTIPEE; encoded by the coding sequence ATGAGAACCGCACTTCTTTCTTCAGCCTATCTGGCTCCCGTGCAATATTATACCAAACTGTCCGCTTACGATAAAGTATTCGTGGAGCAGCACGACCATTATGCAAAACAGACATACCGCAACCGTTGCACCATTGCCGCACCCGACGGTGAACTGGCACTTTCCATACCTACCGTCAAGCCTGACAGCCTGAAATGCCCCATGTGTGATATCCGTATCTCCGATCACGGCAATTGGCGGCATCTGCATTGGAATGCCATCGAATCGGCTTATAACCACACTCCCTTCTTTGAGTATTATAAAGATGACTTCCGTCCTTTTTATGAGAAAAAATATGAGTTTCTGATCGACTTCAACGAAGAACTCTGCCGTCTTGTCTGTTCCCTGATAGATATTCAGCCGGACATGAAACGCACTGCCGAATACCGTACGGGACTCACGGCAGGCGAAGCAGACTTCCGTGAACGCATCCATCCTAAGAAAGACTTCCGGGCAGAAGACCCTGAATTCAAAGTGCAGCCCTATTACCAGGTCTTTCAGGAAAGGCTTGGCTTCTTGCCCAACCTCAGCATTATCGACCTGCTTTTCAATATGGGGCCGGAGAGTCTGCTGGTACTGAATAAAAGTATATCGAAAGTTCCCTATTGTTGTACTATCCCGGAAGAATAA
- a CDS encoding sensor histidine kinase, translating into MPTKRLTYCLFFLFLSLTGIGVTLSAQNNPYKIADSLYPFYQRATRMRSRPESLLSADTLYHQAVRLGDKKAQCLARTIPVQYYTDHKDEQALRRAVEDLKTLSRTNGYLQYYYHGWNNLIVYLLNSEHSLTALKEAEEMKLQAFEDHNDYGIYTCINSIANIYQARDNNKMATGYREELLKFMLEKLPEQDPTLLYLKIAAYYRTDSQDSSKAQEYIGKAVRSAKTESIRIRVLEEECMYSYAQKRHDDFNRYYDRLMKAFDGQTVDPIYLNILIYKKVLDGDYDEAHTLANDVSNIAQRWALHVLIYEAEGDYQAANAGRKAMAEEAKERIAQLQSTDIAELNAQIGNERLKLENARLDLKNSDLRLAQVRQQMELERRNAENNQLMLDNRELEVQRLTAQTKLQQAETERQRAEAERQKALLEQQRTSSHYQIILLGIIIAFLILIQLRRRHNMMRLRKKNEELAVARDEAQSANRMKSMFIQNMSHEIRTPLNSIVGFSQLIANPEMELEPEEQQEYSELIVSNSELLTTLVNDLLSLAELESGKYVTKMAPQRCNDLCRQSLATVTHRKPQDVRLYYTSDVPDDYEITTDGQRVRQVLINLLTNAEKHTEHGEIHLHCSLSETPGSATFSVTDTGTGIPAEQAEHIFERFEKLNAFDQGFGLGLSICRLIADYLGAVVKLDTSYKDGARFLFILPG; encoded by the coding sequence ATGCCGACAAAGCGCCTTACATATTGTCTCTTTTTCCTGTTCCTCTCTTTGACTGGTATTGGCGTAACATTGTCCGCCCAGAATAATCCCTACAAGATAGCCGATTCGCTTTACCCCTTCTACCAACGTGCCACCCGTATGCGCTCGCGCCCCGAAAGTCTGCTGTCGGCAGACACCCTCTATCATCAGGCTGTGAGGCTGGGAGACAAAAAGGCGCAATGTCTGGCACGCACCATTCCCGTGCAATACTACACCGACCACAAGGATGAACAGGCCCTGCGCCGTGCTGTGGAGGATCTGAAGACACTCTCGCGTACCAATGGCTATCTGCAATACTACTATCATGGCTGGAACAACCTCATTGTCTATCTGCTGAACAGCGAACACTCGCTCACCGCCCTGAAGGAAGCCGAAGAAATGAAGCTCCAAGCCTTCGAAGATCACAATGATTACGGTATTTACACCTGCATCAACTCCATTGCCAATATCTATCAGGCGCGCGACAATAACAAGATGGCTACGGGCTACCGCGAGGAACTCCTCAAATTCATGTTGGAGAAGCTGCCCGAACAAGACCCCACACTGCTTTATCTCAAAATAGCCGCCTACTACCGGACCGATTCGCAGGATAGCAGTAAGGCCCAAGAATACATAGGCAAGGCTGTAAGAAGTGCCAAGACGGAAAGCATACGCATACGCGTGCTGGAGGAAGAGTGTATGTACAGTTACGCACAGAAGCGGCATGATGATTTCAACCGCTACTACGACCGGCTGATGAAGGCATTCGATGGACAGACCGTTGACCCCATCTATCTGAACATTTTGATATATAAGAAAGTGCTGGACGGGGATTATGACGAAGCGCATACATTGGCCAATGACGTGTCAAACATTGCTCAGAGGTGGGCGCTGCACGTTCTGATATACGAGGCGGAAGGAGATTATCAGGCTGCCAATGCCGGACGGAAGGCAATGGCCGAGGAAGCGAAGGAGAGAATAGCGCAATTACAATCTACCGACATTGCCGAATTGAACGCCCAGATAGGAAACGAACGCCTCAAGTTGGAAAATGCCCGTCTGGACTTGAAGAACTCCGATCTTCGTCTGGCTCAGGTGCGGCAGCAGATGGAGCTTGAACGACGCAATGCCGAGAACAACCAGCTCATGTTGGATAATCGTGAACTGGAGGTACAGCGCCTCACTGCCCAGACCAAGTTGCAACAGGCCGAAACCGAACGCCAGCGTGCTGAAGCCGAACGGCAGAAAGCCCTGTTGGAGCAGCAGCGCACTTCTTCACACTATCAGATTATTCTTTTGGGCATTATCATTGCTTTTCTTATTCTTATCCAGTTGCGTCGCCGCCACAACATGATGCGGTTGCGCAAGAAGAACGAAGAACTTGCCGTGGCACGAGATGAGGCACAGTCCGCCAACCGCATGAAGTCCATGTTTATCCAGAACATGAGTCATGAGATACGTACTCCGCTTAATTCCATTGTAGGCTTCTCGCAACTCATAGCCAATCCCGAAATGGAATTGGAGCCCGAAGAACAGCAGGAATACAGCGAACTGATAGTGAGCAACTCCGAACTGCTTACCACCCTTGTCAACGATCTCCTTAGCCTGGCCGAACTGGAAAGTGGGAAATATGTCACCAAAATGGCGCCGCAGCGCTGCAACGATCTGTGCCGGCAGTCACTTGCCACCGTCACCCATCGCAAACCGCAGGACGTAAGGCTGTATTATACTTCCGATGTTCCCGATGATTACGAAATCACCACCGACGGGCAACGTGTACGTCAAGTGCTCATCAACCTTCTCACAAATGCGGAGAAGCATACCGAGCATGGCGAGATACACTTGCATTGTTCTCTCTCGGAGACACCCGGCAGCGCCACCTTCTCCGTCACCGACACCGGAACCGGTATTCCCGCCGAACAGGCGGAGCACATCTTCGAGCGCTTTGAGAAGCTGAATGCTTTTGATCAGGGCTTCGGCCTCGGACTGAGCATCTGCCGCCTGATAGCCGATTATCTGGGAGCTGTGGTGAAGTTGGACACAAGCTACAAGGACGGTGCAAGATTCCTGTTTATTCTTCCGGGATAG